A window of the Salvelinus sp. IW2-2015 linkage group LG37, ASM291031v2, whole genome shotgun sequence genome harbors these coding sequences:
- the senp3b gene encoding sentrin-specific protease 3b produces MRDSGSSLAQNRWQGELGLAVGQEDSGGGGVGISGGHLGMDPTSTHQMPSPMHLKLDQKEREAWDAEYMEELEREEMEEDGDEEEDEEEVDFEEGEGWDEEEQEDEEEEDGEEAEVEWEVPHMVPTTSLQEQNHHHQLQAPLEDDDDDDNDNNQAENKARDFPSNPIQSRLNVLRQRRLRRWRKLRSHSGLRSRLTQHWKTWRQRALWVGTLGHRRARKWPQYSQYANRHRRGADPGLSPLSEDERLSGSERDDRLNGYSGDYPSIQMGVLGEPEASYSIVREKPVEVALTEEHMSCVHGILDESLQKYGSLIPIHADDVVEKLQDIFNDNFSQPHRKAVVQHLIQSYQRSSGTAMVRGFRVNYKRHVLTMDDLSTLYGQNWLNDQVMNMYGDLVMDSVPEKVHFFNSFFYDKLRTKGYDGVKRWTKNVDIFQKDLLLIPIHLEVHWSLVSVDIPRRAITYFDSQRTLNRRCPKHIAKYLQAEAVKKDQRDFLTGWKGYFKMNVGRQNNDSDCGAFVLQYCKTLALGQPFSFGQQDMPKLRRLMYKELCHCKLSL; encoded by the exons ATGAGGGACAGTGGTAGCAGCCTAGCACAGAACCGCTGGCAGGGAGAGCTGGGCCTAGCTGTGGGCCAGGAAGacagtggaggtggtggtgtaggGATCTCTGGGGGTCACCTGGGGATGGACCCCACCTCCACCCACCAGATGCCCAGCCCCATGCACCTGAAACTGGACCAGAAAGAAAGGGAGGCCTGGGATGCTGAGTACATGGAGGAGTTGGAgcgggaggagatggaggaagatgGGGATGAGGAAGAAGATGAGGAAGAAGTGGATTTTGAAGAAGGTGAAGGCTGGGatgaggaggagcaggaagatgaagaggaggaagatggagaggaggCTGAGGTTGAATGGGAGGTCCCACACATGGTTCCCACCACATCACTACAAGAGCAGAATCATCATCACCAGCTGCAAGCACCACTggaggatgatgatgacgacgacAATGACAACAACCAGGCCGAAAATAAAGCCAGGGACTTTCCCAGCAACCCTATCCAGTCCAGGCTCAATGTGCTCCGGCAGCGCAGGCTAAGGCGCTGGCGGAAGCTCCGCTCCCATTCCGGCCTTCGGTCCCGCCTTACTCAGCATTGGAAGACCTGGCGTCAGCGGGCCCTGTGGGTCGGCACCCTGGGGCACAGGAGGGCGAGGAAGTGGCCCCAGTACAGTCAGTACGCCAACCGGCACAGGAGGGGAGCAGACCCGGGCCTCAGCCCTCTGTCAGAGGACGAGAGGCTCAGTGGGTCTGAACGAG ACGACCGGTTGAATGGTTACTCAGGGGACTACCCGTCCATCCAGATGGGAGTTCTGGGGGAACCAGAGGCTTCCTACTCCATCGTCCGAGAGAAACCTGTGGAGGTCGCCCTCACTGAAGAACACATGAGCTGCGTGCATG GGATCCTGGACGAGTCTCTCCAGAAGTATGGCAGTCTGATCCCCATCCACGCTGACGACGTGGTGGAGAAACTACAGGACATCTTCAATGACAACTTCTCACAGCCTCACAG GAAAGCGGTGGTGCAACACCTAATCCAGTCCTACCAGAGGTCGTCCGGCACGGCCATGGTGCGAGGGTTCCGCGTCAACTACAAGCGTCATGTCCTCACCATGGATGATCTCAGCACGCTGTACGGACAGAACTGGCTCAATGACCAG GTCATGAACATGTATGGTGACCTTGTGATGGACTCGGTGCCCGAGAAG gttCACTTCTTCAACAGTTTCTTTTACGACAAGTTGAGGACGAAAGGCTACGATGGAGTCAAACGATGGACAAAGAAC GTGGACATATTCCAGAAGGACCTGCTGTTGATCCCCATCCACCTGGAGGTCCACTGGTCCCTGGTCAGCGTGGACATCCCCCGTAGGGCCATCACCTACTTCGATTCCCAACGCACACTTAACCGACGCTGCCCGAAG CATATTGCAAAGTACCTGCAGGCGGAGGCTGTCAAGAAAGACCAGAGAGATTTCCTCACAGGGTGGAAAGGCTATTTCAAAATG AATGTTGGTCGCCAGAACAATGACAGTGACTGCGGAGCGTTCGTTCTTCAG TACTGCAAGACTCTGGCCCTGGGGCAGCCGTTCAGCTTCGGCCAGCAGGATATGCCCAAACTGAGAAGACTCATGTACAAAGAACTGTGTCACTGCAAGCTCTCGCTGTGA